The Thermosynechococcus sp. genome has a segment encoding these proteins:
- a CDS encoding RluA family pseudouridine synthase, protein MTTSLTFKVKKGGDRLDTFLAQQHPEFSRSRWQQLIQRGHVRLNGQVCDRKNQPLSGGEVLQVVLPPPEPLDLVPEPLPLSILYEDGELLILNKPVDLVVHPAPGHRHGTLVHGLLAHCPDLTGIGGVQRPGIVHRLDKDTSGVMVVAKTEFALQHLQQQLKTRQMQRHYLGVVYGQPPEDRGTVMTPMGRHPVDRKKMAVVPPEKGRTAITHWYVKERFRHCALVEFRLETGRTHQIRVHAAHLGWPLLGDPLYGRGSPLKVKLPGQALHAYRLQLQHPRSGEEMVAIAPLPGHLEKLLRILRQQALNQD, encoded by the coding sequence ATGACGACATCGCTAACCTTCAAGGTCAAAAAGGGGGGCGATCGCCTCGATACGTTCCTGGCCCAGCAGCATCCTGAGTTCTCGCGATCGCGCTGGCAGCAGTTGATCCAACGGGGGCACGTACGCCTCAATGGTCAAGTTTGCGATCGCAAAAATCAGCCCCTCAGTGGTGGTGAGGTACTGCAGGTAGTGCTCCCTCCGCCAGAGCCATTGGATTTAGTCCCTGAACCCCTACCCCTGAGTATTCTCTATGAGGATGGGGAGTTACTGATTCTCAATAAACCCGTGGATTTAGTGGTGCATCCTGCCCCCGGTCATCGTCACGGCACGCTAGTTCACGGCTTATTAGCTCATTGTCCTGATTTGACGGGGATTGGCGGTGTCCAGCGGCCAGGGATTGTGCATCGCCTAGACAAAGACACCTCTGGGGTAATGGTTGTCGCCAAAACGGAGTTTGCCCTCCAGCATCTGCAACAACAATTGAAAACGCGGCAAATGCAGCGCCACTACCTTGGTGTTGTCTATGGCCAACCCCCTGAGGACAGGGGAACCGTAATGACGCCCATGGGTCGTCACCCGGTGGATCGCAAAAAGATGGCGGTGGTGCCCCCTGAAAAAGGCCGCACTGCCATTACTCACTGGTACGTGAAGGAGCGCTTTCGCCACTGTGCGCTTGTGGAGTTTCGCCTAGAAACGGGGCGCACCCATCAAATCCGCGTCCATGCGGCCCATTTGGGTTGGCCGCTGTTGGGGGATCCCCTCTATGGCCGCGGCAGCCCCCTAAAAGTGAAGCTTCCTGGCCAAGCTCTCCATGCCTATCGCTTACAATTGCAGCATCCCCGGAGTGGCGAAGAGATGGTGGCGATCGCTCCTCTCCCAGGGCATTTAGAAAAACTACTGCGAATATTGCGCCAGCAAGCCCTCAATCAAGATTGA
- a CDS encoding PrsW family glutamic-type intramembrane protease, translating into MNRDRSPLNPTLKYAGVLRQVSPERGQFWLSQEDVTIIGRDPDTCHIVLDAHLYTSVSRHHAQLTCQRRGAIPLWAIADLGSVNGTYVNQQRVETLTVLKAGDRIQLGRRGPEFVLEYLPLTEVVSTQPDQPLTLTQLLPILAIHPDWVRKAYLVPGMVTVVAVILLFATAGSPDAFKVILALYLGSAAYYFIYQLCGKSKPIWVLLGTLTLEILILQSPMLPVMIYLFRTVLPGQLHPPHPSFWVLFSRNFIGAGLMEELLKALPIAVAYGLGRWLPSPWKQKVGVWEPLDGILLGAAAGLGFTWTETLGQYVPSIAGQFGNLAGLQVLIPRVLGSLTGHMAYTGYLGYCVGLSVLRPRRAALIFTVGLGLAAGLHALWNTAAARFGPMGLAVVGIVAYVFLTAAILKARQLSPTRSQNFATRFYGYR; encoded by the coding sequence ATGAATCGCGATCGCTCCCCCCTCAATCCAACCCTGAAGTATGCGGGTGTGCTGCGACAAGTCTCCCCTGAAAGGGGGCAGTTTTGGCTTTCCCAAGAGGATGTGACGATCATTGGCCGTGATCCCGATACTTGTCATATTGTCCTGGACGCTCACCTCTATACCTCTGTTTCTCGCCACCATGCCCAACTCACCTGTCAAAGGCGGGGCGCGATTCCCCTGTGGGCGATCGCTGACCTGGGGAGTGTCAATGGGACCTATGTCAATCAACAGCGGGTGGAAACCTTAACTGTGCTCAAGGCGGGCGATCGTATTCAATTAGGGCGCCGAGGGCCTGAATTTGTCCTCGAATACCTACCCCTCACCGAAGTCGTGAGCACCCAGCCCGATCAACCCCTTACCCTCACCCAACTCCTGCCCATTTTGGCGATTCATCCCGACTGGGTACGCAAGGCCTATCTGGTACCGGGGATGGTTACTGTTGTTGCGGTCATCCTACTCTTTGCCACCGCTGGCTCCCCCGATGCCTTCAAAGTCATCTTGGCGCTCTACTTAGGGAGTGCTGCCTATTACTTCATCTATCAACTCTGTGGCAAATCCAAACCGATATGGGTTTTACTAGGCACGTTGACGCTGGAAATTTTGATTCTCCAAAGCCCGATGTTGCCAGTAATGATCTATCTCTTCCGCACAGTCTTACCCGGCCAACTGCATCCGCCCCATCCTTCATTTTGGGTATTATTCAGCCGTAACTTCATTGGTGCCGGATTAATGGAGGAGCTGCTCAAGGCCTTACCAATTGCCGTGGCCTATGGGTTGGGGCGATGGCTCCCTAGTCCGTGGAAACAAAAGGTGGGCGTATGGGAACCCCTAGATGGCATTCTTTTGGGAGCGGCTGCCGGCCTCGGTTTTACGTGGACAGAAACCCTTGGGCAGTACGTCCCGAGTATTGCCGGTCAATTTGGTAATTTAGCCGGTCTGCAAGTGCTCATTCCGCGGGTGTTAGGGTCATTGACGGGGCATATGGCCTATACGGGCTATTTAGGCTATTGTGTGGGGCTGAGTGTCTTGCGACCCCGTCGCGCTGCCTTGATTTTCACCGTTGGCCTGGGGCTTGCCGCCGGCCTTCACGCCCTTTGGAATACGGCTGCTGCCCGTTTTGGCCCGATGGGTTTGGCAGTGGTGGGGATTGTCGCCTATGTCTTTCTCACCGCTGCTATTTTGAAAGCACGTCAACTGTCCCCGACGCGATCGCAAAACTTTGCCACCCGCTTTTATGGGTACCGTTAG
- the hisH gene encoding imidazole glycerol phosphate synthase subunit HisH, which translates to MPAIAIIDYDMGNLHSVSKALEVVGARPFISDRPSEIFAADAVVLPGVGAFAPAMAQLQERELVPVIEQIIEQGMPFLGICLGLQVLFECSEEGTEPGLGLFAGKVKRLPSEPGLTIPHMGWNQLTLTQSASPLWQHLPPRPWVYFVHSYFVAPEDPSLVAATVCHGQQTVTAAIARNNLFACQFHPEKSGAVGLQLLRNFVALIKD; encoded by the coding sequence ATGCCGGCGATCGCCATCATTGACTACGATATGGGAAATTTGCACTCCGTCAGCAAAGCCCTTGAGGTCGTCGGCGCCCGCCCGTTCATTAGCGATCGCCCCTCGGAGATTTTCGCAGCGGATGCGGTGGTGCTTCCCGGCGTTGGTGCTTTTGCTCCCGCCATGGCTCAGCTTCAAGAGCGAGAACTGGTGCCCGTCATTGAGCAGATCATTGAGCAGGGAATGCCCTTTTTGGGGATTTGCCTTGGTCTCCAAGTGCTCTTTGAATGTAGTGAAGAGGGAACAGAACCTGGCCTTGGTCTTTTTGCAGGCAAAGTTAAACGCTTGCCGTCTGAACCTGGCCTCACCATCCCCCACATGGGCTGGAACCAACTGACCTTGACGCAATCCGCCTCTCCCCTTTGGCAACATCTACCACCGCGCCCTTGGGTCTATTTTGTCCACTCCTACTTTGTTGCCCCTGAGGATCCTTCATTAGTGGCCGCAACGGTGTGCCATGGTCAGCAAACGGTAACGGCAGCGATCGCTCGCAACAATCTATTTGCTTGTCAATTTCACCCCGAAAAGTCCGGTGCTGTGGGTCTGCAATTGCTGCGCAACTTTGTTGCCTTGATCAAAGATTGA